The Ahaetulla prasina isolate Xishuangbanna chromosome 4, ASM2864084v1, whole genome shotgun sequence genome has a window encoding:
- the EPOP gene encoding elongin BC and Polycomb repressive complex 2-associated protein — translation MFLTCGMAPAAASAATSMDYNGDFQAGYQEIDGINLGYLQINGTKMFALTQVFSDLFKDIPRAAVSKKMESLKIQSRRCDLKELRTLKAIQSVPMRAVKCSLISKTDLEALCTSCKALTPRKRKRKRKVKRREAEVLFDRSRLLPAYDEPDHHAFRASLGAGCTKREALFGAPFARSYEKTAPPSKSYSRNSRAQFLAGVLNAYPGDLQFLHSAVRAHGTGQPPREPEIGRPKRSTCGCLAKKGRSAAIAGSKRQGTSAGYSSDSDSSGASSPASSSDSSEDEEEEDDEEDDEEEEDESSCSSEDCSSSGSESSSLCSGDSVQSTRYRQAALPRLPPQNASSQVFPSVAKALRPDPNLIFWARTLCASTLESFKPVPTTTPKELQQDRSETRHSRPVGPSERPQPKNVGIKEASELGVQEGEEVDFLSIPGVRASEQDKTEEAALQQTSEEGSGRGAHFDRLIRQSKLWCYAKGFNVDGKGLRRAEQAKGCSPTSKAGLLSLANRPLKGSSDLERSARRSRVEQAKGRPPKIQRKKTPKGGTPPCKRLLSASPGPVRNPFTLMGTFPCTPALVVGSDGDLCPASSLCVKDSCALSKTHPLWTWQLGGNAIPMPPSLKFRGYGFEKV, via the coding sequence atgttTCTGACCTGCGGGATGGCTCCAGCTGCGGCTTCCGCTGCCACTTCCATGGATTACAATGGAGATTTCCAAGCTGGTTATCAGGAAATCGACGGCATCAATTTGGGTTACCTGCAGATTAACGGCACGAAGATGTTTGCTCTGACCCAGGTCTTCAGCGACCTTTTTAAGGACATTCCTCGGGCCGCTGTGAGCAAAAAAATGGAAAGCCTCAAGATCCAGAGCCGCCGGTGCGACCTGAAGGAGCTGCGCACTCTCAAAGCCATCCAGTCGGTGCCAATGCGCGCCGTCAAGTGTTCGCTCATTTCCAAGACAGACCTGGAGGCCCTCTGCACCTCCTGCAAGGCCTTAACCcccaggaagaggaaaaggaagaggaaagtcAAGAGAAGGGAAGCCGAGGTCCTGTTCGATCGGTCCCGGTTACTCCCGGCGTATGACGAACCCGACCACCACGCCTTTCGTGCCAGTTTGGGTGCCGGCTGCACCAAGCGCGAAGCGCTCTTCGGAGCTCCATTTGCTAGGAGCTACGAGAAAACTGCGCCGCCTTCCAAAAGCTACAGCCGGAATAGTAGAGCGCAGTTCCTGGCCGGCGTCCTCAACGCTTACCCGGGGGATTTGCAATTCCTACACTCGGCAGTCAGGGCGCACGGAACCGGTCAACCGCCTCGCGAGCCGGAGATCGGGCGCCCCAAACGCTCCACTTGCGGCTGCCTGGCCAAGAAAGGTCGCTCAGCCGCTATCGCCGGTTCCAAGAGGCAAGGTACGTCGGCTGGCTATTCCAGTGATTCGGATTCCAGCGGCGCATCAAGCCCGGCAAGTTCCAGCGATTCTtcggaagatgaggaggaggaggacgatgaaGAGGAcgatgaagaggaggaagacgaaTCTTCCTGCAGTAGCGAAGACTGCAGCTCCTCCGGGTCAGAAAGTAGTTCTCTATGCAGTGGCGATTCAGTGCAAAGCACGAGATACAGACAGGCCGCCCTTCCCCGCCTCCCTCCCCAAAATGCATCTTCCCAAGTCTTCCCCAGCGTGGCCAAAGCGCTGCGCCCCGACCCGAACTTGATCTTTTGGGCCAGGACGTTGTGCGCCTCCACTTTGGAAAGTTTCAAGCCGGTTCCCACCACTACGCCCAAGGAGCTTCAGCAGGATAGATCGGAGACTCGGCATTCTCGTCCAGTCGGCCCTAGCGAAAGACCGCAGCCAAAGAACGTAGGCATCAAGGAGGCGTCGGAGTTGGGTGTCCAGGAGGGCGAAGAGGTCGACTTCCTGAGCATTCCCGGCGTTCGAGCTAGTGAGCAGGATAAAACTGAGGAAGCCGCGCTTCAGCAGACCTCTGAGGAAGGGTCAGGCAGAGGGGCCCATTTCGACCGGCTTATCAGGCAATCGAAACTGTGGTGCTATGCCAAAGGGTTCAACGTGGATGGGAAAGGCTTGCGGAGAGCCGAGCAGGCCAAAGGGTGTTCTCCCACTTccaaagctggcctcctcagctTGGCCAACAGACCACTGAAAGGGAGCAGCGACTTGGAAAGGAGTGCCAGGAGAAGTCGAGTTGAACAGGCCAAAGGGAGGCCCCCCAAGATCCAGAGgaagaagaccccaaaggggggcaCCCCGCCTTGCAAACGCTTGCTCAGCGCCAGTCCCGGGCCTGTAAGGAATCCATTTACTTTGATGGGCACTTTTCCGTGTACGCCCGCGTTAGTTGTGGGTTCCGATGGGGATCTGTGTCCTGCGTCGTCTCTATGCGTCAAAGACTCTTGTGCCCTCTCCAAAACGCACCCACTTTGGACCTGGCAGCTGGGGGGCAATGCCATCCCCATGCCTCCCAGCCTGAAATTCCGGGGATATGGTTTTGAAAAAGTCTAG